Sequence from the Populus nigra chromosome 17, ddPopNigr1.1, whole genome shotgun sequence genome:
gagagttcgaaaataatcacttgaaatgccacaatcccCGACGAcgttaccgacggaataaagaCCATCGGTAAGTTGTCGGTGGATAATATTACCAACAAAATCACCAATGGACTATGCGAATTCCAAAGGgcggtgcattaaatgcatctctgaccgcgTGAATTTTCCGATGGACCGCGAAAAATATGGagtgtaattaaaaatgttggtgcgaaattcaaaaattacagACGGATTTTCAAACGTCACtgacggaataaattaaaataatattttttttattgtccgtcggtgaatccatcggtaaaactgccCTATAAATCTTAGCGACCGcctcttcagttcattttttcatctcttccgttcttcaccttcaatttcgaatttttttcctctgatttcttcaaagctttcacctACAATCTCTAGCAAGTGTATTGTTGATCTTCATcatattaaaaggtatgtgtttcctctatttcatttactttaaaggtttttttttgttttagctattttattttttttatgtttttttgttttggtgtatttttataatgtagataaagtctttaaatcaacacattattaaggtaagcatgtttcattcctaaagtctatagtttttttttgaattttttgaatgtattttattgttgtattggcataattattgaataatttgtggaattgtaattgttaatattgaatttaccttagaattagtaattgaatatgttgggataattagtaattttactacattGTTGCATAATTTGTGTtcaattatttgcattaattttaattgttagtctagagttttttttttgaaattattgaatatgttttattgtttgtatttatataatgattgaataatttgttgaattgtaattgttaatgttgaatttaccttgtaattagtatgaatgttatatgtatagatgttatgttatatacaatattagtatagatggatttgggtagtatccagtatagagaaggtgctgtcgaattttttttaacattcaaatttaattatataattattcgtatacaaTTGTGTACatgcgtagaacgaaaaccaAAGTTGGTCGCTCACgtatggtcgcagctagttcttcaTGCAACAAGAATGACGTATCATTAGTTGCCTCTCAAGAAAAGGCACCTACGCCACTTGCACCGTCAACctatgctgcctcttccagcgttGGTTCACAGCGCAGAGGTGGCGTGCCTTCGTAGCTGAATCAGCTCACCCGCAAGTATAAGGCACAGTGGACgtcctttcaatgtaagtttgttaacgttttagttttttctttaaaattataacataatttatgaacaactaatcaatatttcatgaatttaatttattttcaggttcacaaacattgaggtcgctcgagtaatatcatcggcgtttaaatcgtcgatggagattctattatttcaatggagtcaggtatcCAGATATCCTAAATGGATACCTcaaatcgatgcatggtttaacagaTTTGAGGTTgatattaatttctaatttccaacttatttctaataatttaataatataattgtaaataaattattatttttatttatctaattatttatacacaacacgAATTCGCCTGGGACAGGGCCCATGACATAGTTGTGAgaagggtgtgggaaaatcacgcggcaactaggtaacattgaaaacaatataagatttttttagaaaaaaaattatctttcaacttctaatttctcgctatgaaagtaggttgcgtgatttttgctatgaatcacaaaaaaaggcaaaacaaacCGCGAGAGATAGGGGTCTCCAAGGTTGGAACGACgtggcggtttggagggatttcaaactgATATACATCCAGGAAGATaaatggccgcactatcttgagcacatgacgtctgagcggttcacacgacgctcacagtccgatGATGGTAACCAGAATCGACCAATTCATGGATCGTTGACAACGCACACCAACACACACTGGCAGCTCCGTTCCGTTTGCTacacatgcgaaacggatggtaagattaatttaaatgaaatatatcattaaattaatttgtttttaattaatattttttcattataggctacgtctcttggacgtgagccgagcccgatggagctgtatgtggagacgcatgtgcggagtcaagaccgctaAAAGgagcgcaacagttcgttgacaaccgtgctcaacacttcgtggtatgtttgttcaacctataatagccggttgagggagagatatggggatgGTCCTTTGACCCATCCGAAactcgatccggatttgtggatggaggttggatcgtctggtggacccgataaaaattggGTTTACAGGCTCTCCAACATTACGGCCGAGAACTTGTGGTggcccgtagtgtttcaaccgttgggagttCCCAATCAGTATCGCgcacccaatctaaggagttcgtggctttgcagcaacacacggcttagctcaccgaaaaatacgaccacctatcaGCGGCGTATGCACAACTCAAAGTGGAGAATGCACAAGAAAAAGCGGACCATGACCAGCTTCGCAAATTTGTCATGAACATGGCATTACAGAGTGGTGATACATATGCGCCTCCTTTTTTTTGGCCGTacaacaaccagcctcctcctcctcctccagctccgccattatgttaatttgtaatgaatattatttaactttaatagttaatttaatattttttaaaacacattcagtttgtaatgaatattatttaactttatttcttttgtttttgatgtttaataaaacttttatttgcataatttgtttttattaccattaatttatataattttatattatgtattctaaataattttttaaaaacatatttaaaaataatcacagagggttttaccgacggactataTCCGTCAGCATTTGACATAGCTGCCACAGtcaccgatgaatttacagacggatatattcggtcggtattaTGGATTCACCGACCATTTTACCGATTGATGTAATTCGTCGGTATTTTACAGTGCCTGCCACAATGACCGACGAATGTACAGACGGATATCTTCGATCGGTATTCCAAACATTCACCGACAATTTTACCGACGGTTTGAATCCGTCGGTCTATCACACAATCACCAACGAGTTAAATCCGTcagtatatttcaagcgggaaacttttttttttgcgcgcaatttccgtctgtaaaaccatcgacaaatgttttttttttgccgaCTGGTATAGCGACGGACTATGGTATTACCGATGAAAGGAAAGCCGATAGACTTATTCCGTCGGTGTGGATGTCGGTAAAtaaattaccgacaaaatctTAATCACATACCAACGGAATATTTCTattggtaaaactgtgaaatcttgtagtaaACCAACAATTAACATTCATGTAAATTTCCATGGAAGCAATAATATTATGAGTGTGATTGTGCTTGTAATAAATAGAGTCTCCAGAGTAGGTTGAacattaaagattaaattgcaGTTCTTCTGAGCAACAACAAACAACATCAATGGCGCCATCAAGGCAATAAGGACTTCGAATCAAATTGGCAGTGCTGAAATTTCAGTATGCAGGAGTAGTCCATTCAAATTAATTGTGAAACAACCATTAAAAGCGATAGATCAACAAGAAAATGAAACCAACAATTAACATTCATGTAAGTTCCCATGGAAGCAATTATATTCTGAGTGTGATGGTCACATGCAGAACAGGTACCGTCCATGGAGGGCCTTTCGATGGTTCCGTGACAGGAGCTTTCTTGTACAAGGACATTTTAGCGTTGTTTTCAATCAAAACTTGTTTCCTTCACAAGAAGTAATTATTTGTGGTGGTAATATATGCATATGCTTCTACCATCTAAACCATTCTGCGTTTAAAGTCCTCAGCCCATCTCCCACGTTTATCTTAATCACTGTCTCTGTTACATCTATTAGTTTTAGCAAACatgacataaaaatatttgaaatgaaaactaaaacccttttttgattggaaaaatatatatactcatagattttcccttctatttttattgaagaatacttttatttttattaatttcttcatcatttagGATGGATTTTTTCCTTAAACAAACATTTCATCAATTCCTTAAAGTCAAATACTGGATTGAAAACTAAAaccctcttcttctctcttttatagCTCTACTACAagactctctctctcattttgtgCTGCACTCTTGGTGTCTATTTATAGACTTCAATGACAACTCCTCTTGCTAttttgtcaacaatggtggctgccaaacttaccaaactttgacattaaacaatggttgttggctgccaccaacaacccatCATTATAGCCTTTTTCTTTGACAATGTCAAGGGGCTGTAAATGTTGCACCAGCAGCCCTCTTTGACTCTCACATGacagccatcttctttgacaatgacAGCCATCTTTTTTGATAATGATAGCTATATAATTGGCAATATTCCAACAACACTTTGGATAGAGTGGAAGCGAGGGGTTGTGAGCGGGGAAGATGAAGGAAGTTATGGCTGAGTGTGTGGCCGGCTGAAGAGGtgaaaatgaaggaaaatgGTGATGGGAAGGGAGATTAGGTAAGGGGCTGAAGGTTTGTGTGGGTTCTCTGTGGAGGCTCTGGTTTGTCTTTGGGCAAAGAGAGGGGGTGAACGGCCGCAGGATAGGTGGGGGGCGGCTGGTTGGGTAGATATAGCTTAAGGTTTAGGGTTTACCGtgtttcttctttgtttcaaaATTCCCCCTCCATTGTGTGTGTTGTAGAGACCATATTTATAGGTAGTTTGGTctctcaacttcttttttttttgtaaatttaatttttattttttagatttttcttatcaacatcgACTCGAATGAGAAAAAtcgatgatttttaaaaataacacgttAAAATTCGAACGCATTCTAaagatctttgaaaatttaaattcttttgagacgatgctgaaaatgctaaaaacaatgcaaatatattaaaaaaacatcttttttagattttcattgtttttcgctatttttgaattttttaaaaattttatcaaaaaacataaataaaaaattaagtaacaACTCTCTTGATTATTAGCAGACACACATTCTTCGCACATTGGAAAATCTAAAAAGGTACATCAATGAAAAATCTCCAttgttttcaatcaaattaatgaAGACTTCCTGTAGCTCCCAAGTCTTCGGGTATGAACTGAATATTTTTGTCAATATAAACTGCtttatttctcttatttgtttattaaaaaagataaagagtttcttttctaaaaaaacatggCATCACCTGTGTGTTTCTTAACCATGCGGATGCTTTTGCTCTTTTTACTCTCGTTTTTTCATCATAGAGCTTGTTATTCTTCTCCTTCCATGCAGCCTCTATGCCATGATGACGAGAGTCATGCCTTGTTGCAGCTCAAGGAAAGCCTAGTCATTAATGAGTCCGCTTCTTCTGATCCTTCTGCTTATCCCAAGGTTGCATCATGGAGAGTTGATGGAGAAAGTGGTGATTGCTGCTCGTGGGATGGTGTTGAATGCGATGGGGACTCTGGTCATGTGATCGGCCTTGACCTCAGTAGCAGCTGCCTTTATGGCTCCATCGACTCCAATAGCAGCCTCTTCCACCTTGTTCAGCTCAGAAGGCTGAATCTTGCTGGCAACGGCTTCTACAACTCTGAAATCCCTTCTGAGATTCGAAATCTCTCAAGGCTGTTTGATCTAAATCTCTCAATGTCTGGCTTTTCTGGTCAGATTCCAGCGGAGATCTTAGAGCTTTCCAAGTTGGTTTCCCTTGACCTGGGATGGAATTCTTTGAAGCTCCAAAAGCCTGGTCTGGAACATTTAGTTAAAGCATTAATCAACCTTCGCTTTCTCAGCATCCAGCATAATCCATATCTCAGTGGATATTTTCCGGAAATTCATTGGGGCAGCCAACTTGAAACATTGTTTCTTGCAGGAACAAGTTTCTCTGGCAAGCTACCGGAGTCCATTGGGAATCTCAAATCATTGAAAGAATTTGACGTGGGATATTGTCATTTTTCAGGGGTGATACCATCTTCACTTGGTAATCTTACGAAACTGAACTATCTAGAcctttcttttaactttttctctGGGAAAATCCCTTCCACATTTGTCAACCTTCTCCAAGTTTCTTATCTGTCGCTTTCTTTCAACAATTTCAGACCTGGTACCTTAGATTGGCTCGGTAATCTAACCAAACTCAATTATGTAGGCTTGGCACGAACCAATTCATACGGTGACATTCCATCTTCTCTTAGAAACTTGACTCAGCTCACCGTCTTACAGCTTTTTACAAATAAACTAACCGGTCAATTTCCATCTTGGATAGGAAATCATACCCAATTAATTTTACTAAACCTTGGACGAAACAAATTACACGGTCCTATTCCAGGGTCTATTTACAGGCTTCAGAATCTTGAAGACCTTAGCCTATCTTCTAATTTCTTTAGCGGCACTTTGGAATTGCACCTTCTCCTTAAGTTCAGAAACCTTTCTAGACTCCAATTATCGCGTAACAATTTCTCTCTGCTTTATAGTCACAATGCTACCTTTCCTCAGCCAAAACTTGAACTCTTGACGTTAAGTAGATGTAATCTAGTTGAACTTCCCAGTTTCTTGCGTGATCAGAACCATCTGGATTTTTTAGAACTTCAAGATAACGAACTTGTGGGACACATACCCAAATGGTTTATGAACATGAGTACCATGACCCTCGCGGCTCTATCTCTGGCTGGCAACCTTCTGACAGGTTTTGAGCAATCCTTTGACGTTCTTCCATGGAATAATCTACGTTCACTGGATCTTTCTCGGAACAAGTTCCAAGGATCCCTTCCAATTCCACCACCAGCAATCTATGAATATAAAGTCTCGAGCAACAAATTAAATGGAGAAATCCCAGAAGTTATTTGCAATCTGACTTCGCTTTCTGTCCTTGATTTCTCTAATAACAATTTGAGCGGCAAACTTCCTCAATGCTTGGGCAATAAAAGCAGCACTGCTTCAGTTCTGAATTTGCGCAACAATAGTTTCAGCGGTGATATTCCTGAAACATTCACAAGTGGCTGCTCATTGAGGGTCGTTGATTTCAGTCAAAACAAACTGGAGGGGAAGATACCAAAATCATTGGCCAACTGCACCGAGCTAGAGATTCTCAATCttgaacaaaataacataaatgaTGTCTTTCCTTCTTGGTTGGGTGTTCTTCCTCATTTGAGGGTTCTGATATTGAGATCTAATGGGCTCCATGGTGTGATTGGGAAACCTAAAACCAACGTTGAATTTCCGAGGTTACAGATTTTTGACCTCTCCAACAACAGTTTTAAGGGTAAGTTGCCACTTGAATATTTCCGAAATTGGACAGCCATGAAAAATGTCCGTAATGATCAGCACTTGATTTACATGCAAGCAAACACAAGTTTCCAAACATCGCATAGTATAATGAACAACCAGTATGAGTACTCAATGACAATGACCAATAAAGGTGTGATGATACTATATGAGAAGATTCAAGATAGTCTCACTGCTATCGATCTCTCAAGCAATAGTTTTGAAGGAGGAATTCCAGAGGTCCTCGGAGATCTCAAAGCACTTCATTTGCTCAATCTCTCCAACAACTTTCTCAGTGGTGGCATCCCTCCATCCTTGTCCAACTTGAAAGGGCTTGAAGCTTTGGACCTTTCTCAGAACAAACTCTCGGGAGAGATTCCTGTCCAACTTGCACAGCTCACCTTCCTCGCGGTCTTTAATGTGTCTCACAATTTTCTGTCAGGTCCGATACCACGAGGAAACCAATTCGGAGCATTTGACAACACTTCATTTGATGAGAATCCAGCATTGTGTGGGAAGCCTTTATCAAAAAAATGTGGAAATGATGAGGACTCGGTGCCAGCAGCTAAAGAAGATGAGGGCTCGGGATCTCCACTTGAATTTGGTTGGAAGGTGGTGGTGATGGGTTATGCAAGTGGATTGGTAATTGGAGTGATTCTTGGATGCGCTATGAACACAAGGAAGTATGAATGGCTGGTGAAGAATTATTTTGTGAGGTGGCAAAACAAAGGTCAAGATTTGAAGACTCGCCTGCATAGAAGTTGATTTCTAATTATTAAGGTGTTTAATTTCTAGTTTGTCAATCATGTTAAGATTGTATTCTCTTTTCCTCGTCTTCTCTTTCTTAATTTTCACTTGTAAGGATAAGAGTGATTTTCTCTTGGATGGTCTGTTAATTTCATATACTAAAAATAAGATGGTATGTTGAATAGAGAgcttagttttattaatttattctcaACCGAAGAAATTAGTTTActtatttgacaaaaaaatatatattccatCAATGAAGACTTATTGTAGCGCTGCCCAAGTCTTCGGATAACAGCACTACGTACTATGTTTACTTTTCCACCAGactgaatattttttagtgttgaaTACTTTTCCTGTACTTTGTTTACTAATTTTCATGAGAGAGTACGAGGAAAAGTGTTGTAACCTATTTCTGAGTcctcatataaaaataaaaataaaaaatatataataataacaaaataataataataataaataataataataataataataaatatatatatatatatagccggaagaaattaaaataataataataataataggaggCGGGAGTACTCAGGAAATGgtcagaaaaattaattaaagaggataaaatacaaagattaaaaatttgacagtatgatgagagccctgttgaaaaagaaaattcaatttgaagagaaaagttcaaaattggatgtttatggacttaattggattttagggaaggtttaattgaatttatagagggtttgattgcaaaaaaaattgttttttaagtcaatttgtgctttaattggaagaaattaaagttctagggtcaaattataatttttaggaatttattaggccaaatcaggggcttaattgcataaatattgaagtttaatggccaattagggacttaattgagaatatccaaaaccaaggaccaaattggagaaggcgcgtaagtataggggctgtaATTAATAcaatcaggggccaaattgaagaaattaaaagtttattgattaattgagggtcaaattgcataaatgaGCGaccaaggatcaaaattaaaatggcGGCCAACTATAGGGGCGGCTAttgaaattggcagggatgcaattgaattaattcttaaaatccaGATTACATTGTGAGGACTTAAAAgaacaaaggataaattaaGGACTGATTTGGAAAACATTTgctggcgccacatttaaatgaaacggcgtgtTTTGtataaaacgacgtcgtttcatgtttttttaaaaaaaaggcagaaCAGTGTCGTTTTGAGCGACACTGTTCTTCTTTCTCCTTCCCCCGGACGTGCAGCAGGGGAAGGTAGACagttttcttcctctttcttcatTAATTCCTGCTAGCCGCGTGCCCTGCAGAAGTCTCGAAACCCCAAGCCTTGATGATGAGAAATCAGGGGCAACACGCCTTGCCAGCGGCGCCCACTGGCCAACCGACCGGCGCTGCCCTGCCCCATGCGCGACAATAATGAGCCCCACTCCTTTtgctctataaatagaggctcAACGCCAACACAAAGGGGGTGGAGAACGAACGGAGAGAAACAGAAAACGAACCGAGGAGAGAGAACGAACCGAACAAAAAGGGAACCACTGATAAACTCAAACGGAGAGGAAGGAAAAGCTTGAAACGGGGTAGGAAACTTGACAACAAACCGGGAGGATAAAGGGAAACCACCGAAAACGAAAGAAGAGGAAGGCATAAGGAGGAGAAGGGAAGAGCAGTAACCTCACCCTCCATCGTTTGAAACAGCAGCACCGCCGCTTGGAGCCGCCGACCGTGAGCcacgacaccgccaccggcctccaccATAGCACCACCAGCGAAGCATTCCGATCAGCAA
This genomic interval carries:
- the LOC133677190 gene encoding receptor-like protein 6; the encoded protein is MASPVCFLTMRMLLLFLLSFFHHRACYSSPSMQPLCHDDESHALLQLKESLVINESASSDPSAYPKVASWRVDGESGDCCSWDGVECDGDSGHVIGLDLSSSCLYGSIDSNSSLFHLVQLRRLNLAGNGFYNSEIPSEIRNLSRLFDLNLSMSGFSGQIPAEILELSKLVSLDLGWNSLKLQKPGLEHLVKALINLRFLSIQHNPYLSGYFPEIHWGSQLETLFLAGTSFSGKLPESIGNLKSLKEFDVGYCHFSGVIPSSLGNLTKLNYLDLSFNFFSGKIPSTFVNLLQVSYLSLSFNNFRPGTLDWLGNLTKLNYVGLARTNSYGDIPSSLRNLTQLTVLQLFTNKLTGQFPSWIGNHTQLILLNLGRNKLHGPIPGSIYRLQNLEDLSLSSNFFSGTLELHLLLKFRNLSRLQLSRNNFSLLYSHNATFPQPKLELLTLSRCNLVELPSFLRDQNHLDFLELQDNELVGHIPKWFMNMSTMTLAALSLAGNLLTGFEQSFDVLPWNNLRSLDLSRNKFQGSLPIPPPAIYEYKVSSNKLNGEIPEVICNLTSLSVLDFSNNNLSGKLPQCLGNKSSTASVLNLRNNSFSGDIPETFTSGCSLRVVDFSQNKLEGKIPKSLANCTELEILNLEQNNINDVFPSWLGVLPHLRVLILRSNGLHGVIGKPKTNVEFPRLQIFDLSNNSFKGKLPLEYFRNWTAMKNVRNDQHLIYMQANTSFQTSHSIMNNQYEYSMTMTNKGVMILYEKIQDSLTAIDLSSNSFEGGIPEVLGDLKALHLLNLSNNFLSGGIPPSLSNLKGLEALDLSQNKLSGEIPVQLAQLTFLAVFNVSHNFLSGPIPRGNQFGAFDNTSFDENPALCGKPLSKKCGNDEDSVPAAKEDEGSGSPLEFGWKVVVMGYASGLVIGVILGCAMNTRKYEWLVKNYFVRWQNKGQDLKTRLHRS